A window of Haliscomenobacter hydrossis DSM 1100 contains these coding sequences:
- a CDS encoding Na(+)-translocating NADH-quinone reductase subunit A, producing the protein MEIRTAETPIADNAEGDALKKLKRGFDVRLHGEAEKVINNQVQVNTFAVQPPNFAGISPMPKLEVQEGQHVKAGDALFFDKRNPDLIHVAPISGEVIAINRGERRAIQEVVILADRTIQYRTYAAVPNVENSSREALVAFLLESGAWPLIRQRPYNVLADQNAVPRDIFISTFDTAPLAPDLNLIVEGKAAVFQKGLDVLNRLTSGKVYLGIDGRGISVPSTVFTQANGVEKVRFKGKHPAGNVGVQIHHIRPIRSKEKVWTLGVQDVLTLGTLFLEGKYDASRIVALTGAALDKPAYVKTCIGANIGDLLKGHTLDGNARIISGDVLSGKSKLPAQFLDCYDDQITVIPEGDDYELFGWLLPSSARPSTSKTFFSSIFSNIWVYNVNTNTHGEKRAFVMTGQYEDVLPMDIFPQHLLKAIITNDIEKIEGLGIHEVVEEDLALCEFACTSKQPLQKILREGMEMMIKEGL; encoded by the coding sequence ATGGAAATTAGAACAGCGGAAACTCCAATAGCAGACAATGCTGAAGGAGACGCACTCAAAAAACTCAAACGCGGCTTCGATGTCCGATTACACGGAGAAGCCGAAAAGGTCATCAACAACCAGGTTCAAGTAAATACCTTTGCCGTTCAGCCTCCCAATTTTGCCGGAATTTCCCCCATGCCCAAACTAGAGGTGCAGGAGGGGCAGCATGTCAAAGCGGGTGATGCCTTGTTTTTTGACAAGAGAAACCCCGACTTGATCCACGTTGCACCAATAAGTGGCGAAGTCATCGCCATCAATCGAGGTGAACGCAGGGCCATTCAGGAAGTGGTTATTTTGGCCGATAGAACAATTCAATACCGAACCTATGCAGCTGTTCCAAATGTAGAGAACAGCTCACGGGAAGCACTGGTGGCCTTTCTTCTGGAGAGTGGTGCCTGGCCATTGATTCGGCAACGTCCTTACAATGTATTGGCCGACCAAAACGCAGTACCCCGAGACATTTTTATTTCCACTTTTGATACCGCTCCGCTGGCGCCCGATCTCAACTTGATCGTAGAAGGCAAAGCGGCAGTTTTTCAAAAAGGCCTGGATGTGTTGAATCGACTGACCAGTGGGAAGGTCTATTTGGGCATAGATGGCCGGGGAATCTCGGTTCCTTCGACAGTATTTACCCAGGCCAACGGTGTAGAAAAAGTGCGCTTTAAAGGCAAACATCCTGCCGGCAATGTAGGGGTACAGATCCACCATATTCGCCCCATCCGCTCCAAGGAAAAAGTGTGGACATTGGGTGTACAGGACGTACTCACTTTGGGAACTTTGTTTCTGGAAGGAAAGTACGATGCCTCGCGTATTGTTGCCCTGACAGGTGCGGCATTGGATAAACCGGCGTACGTAAAAACCTGCATAGGTGCAAACATTGGCGACTTGTTGAAAGGCCACACATTGGATGGAAACGCAAGGATCATTTCCGGAGATGTATTGTCCGGGAAATCCAAACTACCTGCTCAATTTCTCGATTGTTACGATGACCAGATCACCGTCATTCCCGAAGGGGATGATTATGAACTATTCGGTTGGTTGTTGCCCTCCTCAGCGCGGCCTTCTACGTCAAAAACCTTCTTTAGTTCCATCTTTTCCAACATTTGGGTGTACAACGTGAATACCAATACCCACGGCGAAAAGCGGGCATTTGTGATGACTGGGCAATATGAAGATGTACTACCGATGGACATCTTTCCTCAACATTTGTTGAAAGCCATCATCACCAATGACATTGAAAAAATTGAAGGTTTAGGCATCCACGAAGTGGTAGAAGAAGATCTGGCCTTGTGTGAATTTGCCTGTACCTCCAAACAGCCCCTGCAAAAGATTTTGCGGGAGGGGATGGAGATGATGATAAAGGAAGGACTATAA
- a CDS encoding NADH:ubiquinone reductase (Na(+)-transporting) subunit B codes for MKQTLLKFLKRIEPDKEKAPLLHTAYDAFFTFAFAPNTVTKEGVHIRDGMDLKRTMVMVVIAMQLCYLWGTLNIGHQHFAALGKYQQHILEGFHLKLFYGLVQILPIWIVAHVVGLGVEFYFAARKKHAVEEGYLVTGALIPLIMPPDIPLWILAFSIVFAVIIGKEAFGGTGMNVVNIALLARVFVFFAYPGTISGDEVWVSGLTKAAPGGVAEYGWIHLNVLNPLFENFGWSTFQAGQAVVDGYSGATPMALAAKGGWEAVTQHYTPSQMFWGLIPGSIGETSKPFIIIGALMLIAMGIASWRIMVSMVLGMVTMALVFNWWGFNAYMEIPWYYHFSMGSFLFAMAFMATDPVTAASTNRGKWIYGFLIGMIGLIIRVMNPAYPEGWMLSILLLNVFAPLIDHFVLQSNINKRMKHVQ; via the coding sequence ATGAAACAAACACTACTGAAATTTTTAAAGCGCATTGAACCCGATAAGGAGAAAGCGCCCTTGTTGCACACAGCATACGATGCCTTTTTTACCTTTGCTTTTGCACCCAATACGGTAACCAAAGAAGGGGTACACATCCGTGACGGTATGGACCTCAAGCGCACGATGGTGATGGTGGTGATTGCCATGCAACTCTGCTACCTCTGGGGAACCCTCAACATTGGCCATCAGCATTTTGCGGCTTTAGGCAAATACCAGCAACACATTTTGGAAGGATTTCACCTCAAACTATTCTATGGTTTGGTGCAAATTTTGCCCATTTGGATTGTCGCCCACGTGGTGGGTTTGGGTGTTGAATTCTATTTTGCGGCGCGCAAAAAACACGCAGTCGAAGAAGGATACTTGGTTACAGGTGCCTTGATTCCACTGATCATGCCACCCGATATTCCCCTGTGGATTTTGGCTTTTTCGATTGTTTTTGCCGTTATCATTGGCAAAGAAGCTTTTGGAGGAACCGGAATGAACGTAGTGAATATTGCCCTTTTGGCGCGGGTCTTTGTGTTTTTTGCTTACCCGGGAACCATTTCGGGCGATGAAGTTTGGGTTTCTGGCCTCACCAAGGCTGCTCCTGGTGGTGTTGCTGAATACGGTTGGATTCACCTAAACGTATTGAATCCACTTTTTGAAAACTTTGGCTGGTCCACCTTCCAGGCTGGCCAGGCGGTGGTAGACGGCTACTCTGGTGCAACCCCCATGGCCCTGGCGGCTAAAGGGGGTTGGGAAGCGGTAACGCAACATTACACTCCAAGCCAAATGTTTTGGGGCTTGATCCCGGGATCCATTGGAGAAACCAGTAAACCTTTCATCATCATCGGCGCACTGATGCTGATTGCCATGGGGATTGCCAGTTGGCGCATCATGGTTTCGATGGTGCTGGGCATGGTGACGATGGCCTTGGTATTTAACTGGTGGGGTTTCAATGCCTATATGGAAATTCCCTGGTATTACCATTTTTCGATGGGTAGTTTCTTGTTTGCCATGGCATTTATGGCCACCGATCCGGTAACTGCCGCCTCAACCAACCGGGGCAAGTGGATTTATGGTTTTCTCATTGGGATGATTGGATTGATCATTCGGGTCATGAACCCGGCATATCCAGAAGGCTGGATGCTGTCAATTTTGTTGCTCAACGTTTTTGCACCGCTGATCGACCATTTTGTATTGCAGTCCAACATCAATAAACGCATGAAGCATGTACAGTAA
- the nqrC gene encoding NADH:ubiquinone reductase (Na(+)-transporting) subunit C → MYSNRYITIYTLIMTLVVSVVLAFTVTGLKPFHDEAEAIYKKRDILSAIESQLPKKLVDMTDEEVLSLFDSKVEQVVINAEGESLQGIKAEKVDMASEEKKPENERKYPLYIYQSEQGKIYLASVRGNGLWDKIWAYVAIKEDLNTIVGTAFGHVGETPGLGAEIKDNPGFPKQFEGKQIMNDQGEYVSVKVVKGGAKDPLHEVDGISGATITSVGVSEMMVRGLEVYLPYLQAQKK, encoded by the coding sequence ATGTACAGTAACCGTTACATCACGATTTACACCCTGATCATGACACTGGTCGTGTCGGTTGTACTCGCTTTCACCGTAACGGGGCTTAAGCCCTTTCACGATGAGGCCGAAGCGATCTATAAAAAGCGCGATATTCTGAGTGCGATTGAAAGCCAATTGCCCAAAAAACTCGTGGATATGACTGATGAGGAGGTATTGAGCTTATTTGATTCCAAAGTCGAACAGGTGGTGATCAATGCTGAAGGAGAAAGCCTGCAAGGCATTAAGGCCGAAAAAGTAGACATGGCATCGGAAGAAAAGAAACCAGAAAATGAACGCAAGTATCCATTGTACATCTATCAAAGTGAGCAAGGTAAAATATACCTCGCTTCGGTACGTGGAAATGGGCTTTGGGACAAAATCTGGGCATACGTTGCCATCAAGGAAGACTTGAATACCATTGTAGGGACAGCGTTTGGACACGTCGGTGAAACGCCAGGTTTAGGTGCAGAAATCAAAGATAATCCCGGGTTTCCTAAACAATTTGAAGGAAAACAAATCATGAATGATCAGGGTGAATATGTTTCGGTCAAAGTGGTAAAAGGTGGTGCAAAGGATCCGTTACACGAAGTGGATGGGATCTCCGGCGCAACCATTACTTCCGTTGGAGTATCTGAAATGATGGTACGTGGGCTCGAAGTGTATCTCCCTTATTTGCAAGCGCAGAAAAAATAA
- a CDS encoding NADH:ubiquinone reductase (Na(+)-transporting) subunit D, whose protein sequence is MAETMTKTAAEKEKLEWFGPKERKLITDPLNDDNPVTVQILGVCSALAVTTMLKPALIMAIAVTLVTGFSNLVISLMRNGIPKQIRMIVQLVVIAFLVTIVEQVLKAYSYPVWKQLSVFIGLIITNCIVMGRLEAYAMANPPWRSLLDGLGNGAGYGLILIAVAAIREFFGRGALMGYKILGATDEFLLNTSKHWWLSWYQPNGLMVIPASAIFLVGIFIWIQRSRNPKLVDVS, encoded by the coding sequence ATGGCTGAAACAATGACAAAAACAGCAGCAGAAAAAGAAAAGCTGGAATGGTTTGGTCCGAAGGAGCGAAAACTGATCACGGATCCGCTCAACGATGACAATCCGGTAACGGTGCAGATTCTAGGGGTTTGTTCGGCGTTGGCGGTAACCACCATGCTTAAACCCGCCTTGATTATGGCTATAGCGGTGACTTTGGTAACGGGTTTTTCCAATCTGGTTATCTCCTTGATGCGCAATGGTATTCCCAAGCAAATCCGGATGATTGTACAATTGGTCGTGATTGCCTTTTTGGTAACCATCGTAGAACAAGTCCTGAAAGCCTACAGCTATCCGGTTTGGAAGCAGTTGTCGGTATTCATCGGCTTGATCATCACCAATTGTATCGTCATGGGCCGATTGGAGGCTTATGCTATGGCCAATCCTCCCTGGCGTTCGCTTTTGGACGGATTGGGCAATGGCGCTGGCTATGGACTGATCCTGATCGCAGTAGCCGCCATTCGTGAGTTTTTTGGTCGGGGTGCCTTGATGGGCTACAAAATTCTGGGGGCTACCGATGAATTTTTGCTCAACACCAGCAAACATTGGTGGTTAAGCTGGTATCAGCCGAATGGCTTAATGGTCATTCCGGCATCCGCCATCTTTTTGGTGGGTATTTTCATTTGGATTCAACGTTCGCGCAATCCAAAATTGGTTGATGTATCCTGA
- the nqrE gene encoding NADH:ubiquinone reductase (Na(+)-transporting) subunit E, producing the protein MDNLLNIFIKSAFIENMVLAYFIGMCSFLAVSKSVKTAIGLGAAVIFVLALTVPINWVISELVLGPNGIFKTDLTFLRFILFIASIAASVQLVEMAVEKYSPSLYNALGIFLPLITVNCAILGAALFMVAREYNFAESVVYGIGSGFGWALAIIAMAAIREKIRYSHVPAPLRGLGIAFILTGLMGMAFMALMGINPATYMQ; encoded by the coding sequence ATGGACAATCTGCTGAACATCTTTATCAAGTCCGCCTTCATTGAAAATATGGTTTTGGCCTATTTCATTGGCATGTGCTCCTTTTTGGCGGTATCCAAATCGGTCAAAACAGCCATTGGTTTGGGGGCGGCGGTCATCTTTGTATTGGCGCTCACGGTACCGATCAACTGGGTCATCAGCGAACTGGTTTTAGGGCCGAATGGCATTTTTAAAACCGACCTGACTTTCTTGCGCTTCATCCTGTTCATTGCCAGTATTGCCGCTTCGGTGCAATTGGTGGAAATGGCGGTAGAAAAATATTCACCCTCGCTATACAATGCCCTGGGGATCTTTTTGCCCTTAATTACGGTAAACTGTGCCATTTTGGGTGCTGCACTGTTTATGGTGGCCCGTGAATACAACTTTGCAGAATCGGTCGTGTATGGCATCGGTTCAGGCTTTGGATGGGCCCTGGCCATCATCGCCATGGCCGCTATTCGGGAGAAAATTCGCTACTCTCATGTGCCTGCGCCCTTGCGTGGCCTGGGGATCGCATTTATCCTGACTGGCTTGATGGGGATGGCTTTTATGGCACTCATGGGGATTAACCCGGCAACGTATATGCAATAG
- the nqrF gene encoding NADH:ubiquinone reductase (Na(+)-transporting) subunit F translates to MILLFNMLPIVYGAIAFTAVIMLLTFGLIYAQRVLVPQGDVKIIINGDDEHPVLVSPGSSLLSTLSNQNLFLPSACGGGGTCAMCKCWVDEGGGDVLATELNHLSRRDVAEHKRLACQVKVRQDMKIRVPEEVFGIKKWECEVVSNYNVATFIKEFVVRLPEGEHMEFEPGGYVQIDVPVIECEFKGMDITAHPRLKDRAADCYQPDWDKFKLWGLVMKNKEEQFRAYSMANHPAEGNIIMLNIRIATPPWDRAANYWQAVNPGVCSSYIFSRKPGDKVMVSGPYGEFHIKPTKKEMVYIGGGAGMAPLRSHIFHMFHTQKMTDRKVSYWYGGRSSKELFYQDDFEAIEKDFPNFSFNIALSEPMPEDNWTGYKGFIHQVLFENYLKDHPEPEEIEYYICGPPMMLSAVQKLLGDLGVPDENIAYDDFGG, encoded by the coding sequence ATGATTCTACTGTTCAATATGCTTCCCATTGTTTACGGCGCCATTGCTTTTACCGCCGTGATCATGCTCTTGACTTTTGGGCTAATCTACGCTCAAAGGGTACTGGTGCCACAGGGCGATGTAAAAATCATCATCAATGGGGATGATGAGCATCCGGTGTTGGTTTCACCTGGCTCTTCTCTGTTGTCTACCCTCTCCAACCAAAACCTGTTTTTGCCTTCGGCCTGTGGCGGCGGCGGGACTTGTGCCATGTGCAAATGCTGGGTAGATGAAGGTGGCGGGGATGTACTGGCCACGGAACTTAACCACCTTTCCCGGCGTGATGTGGCGGAACACAAACGTTTGGCCTGTCAGGTGAAGGTGCGGCAAGACATGAAAATTCGGGTGCCCGAAGAAGTTTTTGGCATCAAAAAGTGGGAATGTGAAGTGGTGTCAAACTACAACGTAGCCACGTTCATCAAAGAATTTGTGGTCAGATTACCCGAAGGCGAACACATGGAGTTTGAACCAGGAGGATACGTCCAGATTGATGTACCGGTGATTGAATGCGAATTCAAAGGTATGGACATCACGGCGCATCCCCGCTTGAAAGACCGTGCTGCCGATTGTTACCAGCCCGATTGGGACAAGTTCAAACTTTGGGGGCTCGTCATGAAAAACAAGGAAGAGCAATTCCGCGCATATTCGATGGCCAACCACCCGGCGGAAGGGAACATCATCATGCTCAACATCCGCATTGCCACGCCACCTTGGGATCGGGCGGCCAATTACTGGCAAGCTGTGAACCCTGGGGTGTGTTCTTCGTACATCTTCTCGCGCAAACCGGGCGACAAGGTGATGGTTTCTGGCCCTTACGGGGAGTTTCACATCAAGCCCACCAAAAAAGAAATGGTGTACATTGGTGGCGGAGCGGGTATGGCGCCACTGCGCTCGCACATCTTCCACATGTTCCATACCCAAAAAATGACCGACCGCAAAGTGTCTTATTGGTACGGTGGCCGTTCATCGAAAGAACTCTTCTACCAGGACGATTTTGAGGCAATTGAAAAGGATTTCCCCAATTTCTCCTTCAACATTGCCTTATCAGAACCCATGCCAGAAGACAACTGGACGGGGTATAAAGGATTCATCCACCAGGTATTGTTTGAAAACTACCTGAAGGACCACCCTGAACCAGAAGAAATTGAATACTACATCTGCGGTCCACCCATGATGCTTTCGGCAGTACAAAAATTGCTGGGCGATTTGGGCGTTCCCGATGAGAACATCGCTTATGATGATTTTGGGGGGTAG
- a CDS encoding RagB/SusD family nutrient uptake outer membrane protein, producing the protein MKITKYSFLALIVALFLSACEKEFLDTFPTTAVAATDALASTQNAYAALNGMHRIMYTQYDAQGQAGEGSVNIFRDLMGEDIVYPLASGSTGLIGFMRWQTHRNVNDGFLRFVYRFYYRLISNANVLINGIDATPGPEADRKIIKGQALAYRAWAHFQLVQLWGKRYNAGAPNSQEGVPLLLTNTLEGQARTSVEEVYTQINKDLDEAITLLAGYTRAGTAAKSNINVNVAQGFKARVALTQQNWAAAATAAAAARQGVALMDTTAYVAGFNSVNNPEWIWGSRQIDDHNTFFWSYFAYISANFNSTVLRTQPRAINATLWEAIPASDVRKKMWDRTGATVPVPPGGARVPYQNKKFLSQSSSSSVGDVPLMRAAEMYLIEAEAKARSGDNAGAQAALFALVKVRDRRAVQSTNTGQALIDEIMFNRRIELWGEGFRFTDLKRLNLPLNRNGIPNHLTALVTVRDIPAGDPQWEWLFPQDEMNTNKAIVQNPL; encoded by the coding sequence ATGAAAATAACTAAATATAGCTTTTTAGCCTTAATTGTCGCGCTTTTTCTCTCGGCTTGTGAGAAAGAGTTCCTCGACACTTTCCCTACCACCGCCGTTGCTGCCACTGATGCACTGGCCAGTACACAGAACGCCTATGCTGCACTGAACGGCATGCACCGCATCATGTACACCCAGTACGATGCACAAGGACAGGCGGGCGAAGGGAGCGTCAACATTTTCCGTGACCTAATGGGCGAAGACATCGTGTACCCGCTAGCGAGTGGAAGTACAGGCTTGATTGGCTTCATGCGCTGGCAAACCCACCGCAACGTCAATGATGGATTCCTCCGTTTTGTGTACCGTTTCTACTACCGCCTGATTTCCAATGCCAACGTATTGATCAATGGCATTGACGCTACCCCTGGCCCTGAGGCTGATCGCAAAATCATCAAAGGGCAGGCATTGGCTTACCGTGCCTGGGCACACTTCCAACTGGTTCAATTGTGGGGCAAACGTTACAATGCGGGAGCGCCCAACAGCCAGGAAGGTGTTCCACTTTTGTTGACCAATACCCTGGAAGGCCAGGCGCGTACCTCCGTTGAAGAGGTGTATACCCAAATCAACAAAGACCTGGATGAGGCCATTACGCTGCTGGCGGGTTATACCAGAGCAGGCACCGCTGCCAAATCCAACATCAACGTGAATGTTGCCCAAGGTTTTAAAGCCCGTGTAGCCTTGACCCAGCAAAACTGGGCTGCTGCTGCTACGGCTGCTGCTGCTGCTCGTCAAGGGGTTGCGCTCATGGATACCACTGCTTATGTAGCTGGTTTCAACAGCGTAAACAATCCGGAATGGATTTGGGGTAGCCGTCAGATCGACGATCACAACACTTTCTTCTGGTCTTACTTTGCTTATATCTCTGCCAACTTCAACTCTACGGTATTGCGTACCCAGCCTCGTGCCATCAACGCTACACTGTGGGAGGCCATTCCGGCCAGCGATGTACGCAAGAAGATGTGGGACAGAACTGGGGCAACTGTTCCAGTTCCTCCAGGTGGAGCAAGAGTTCCTTACCAGAACAAGAAGTTTTTGTCACAAAGCTCCAGTTCCAGCGTTGGGGATGTACCCTTGATGCGTGCTGCTGAAATGTACCTGATTGAAGCTGAAGCCAAAGCACGCAGTGGCGACAATGCCGGGGCCCAAGCCGCTCTGTTCGCTTTGGTGAAAGTCAGAGACCGGAGAGCAGTACAGTCTACCAATACCGGGCAGGCACTGATTGATGAGATCATGTTCAACCGCCGGATTGAACTGTGGGGAGAAGGTTTCCGCTTTACCGATCTGAAACGTTTGAACCTTCCACTGAACCGCAATGGTATCCCCAACCACTTGACTGCGCTGGTTACTGTTCGGGATATTCCAGCAGGTGATCCACAGTGGGAATGGTTGTTCCCTCAGGATGAGATGAATACGAATAAAGCGATTGTACAGAATCCGTTGTAA